A genome region from Phycisphaeraceae bacterium includes the following:
- the smc gene encoding chromosome segregation protein SMC: protein MRLAKLILSGFKSFADETEFSFDAPITGIVGPNGCGKSNVVDAVKWVLGERSAKSLRGGAMIDVIFAGSAGRKPLGMASVTLVFDNPILEQPRAVAVDTSAIEPSPTSAEGAAEALADGSVDCSAVPDSHGDDDLEGPAIRRDQVRHRALPVDHDTVEVTRRLHADGKSEYLINGRRVRLRDVKELFLDTGIGNEAYSIIEQGKVDAMLRAQPIERRAILEEAAGVAKFRLRKVEAARKLDAAERNLVQVREQLSGTERRLRIVRGQAEKARRFQALEAERKTLRRAIALDVYHEYRERLSGLTSRISQLEVERATIERQAAEVEAEQDRLYGEREALQERRRSLEEQRLEALGMVRQAEQRADFASKSLSDAEVAARDDALHTQELETKSRELEVRIEELDESLAALAESAADADRNLAAVGRARAEATSAAAEAARSLDRSRDDVAAAERELAALMGRRHSLDERVASLAEERRRLVARETRLREGLASHGENRRIAERRAAESEEEASELSARVEEHLARVAALGHRQAETARRVGELRQERSALESRLQILEEMRAAREGFGRGVREVLDAGDRFPGVVAALADLIEADREHAAVVERALGTDLDLIVVDDLARVVEAIDRWRGLDGQVRCIERSHEESVEPEPAFPHPDEATPLLSLVRVAPGFEALARRLLSDTWMVADLEIARRLASGPLRGARLVTRDGDVLERDGTFRLGGTAPGSPEHGVIVRRAEIGELRASLAAVGHELAMHESEAASLLAEGDDARRQQQEVDRRLSEARRSAVEARFHADRTRQLEAREEHELSVVDEEASALAEREMAAERDRTGFDQTIAEAQRTLESRRHACDTVRATAEHMAAAASEAAERVAHANALVAESAARLDALRRERRLAGADLDEARRRAAAAFEQQERRAGQIERLRETILEAEQAGREAAARGAEVASSLGEVETRLTSLQADLSQVAQRMHAVREQVLHCERDFNAVEMSRRELETRRELLEESTQNEEGFDLAASYEEHLDERRSEGFTPVDRDGATAQVDALRAELRSLGNVNLDAIDELTELERRFETLSLQVRDIDDARSQLEQLIGELDSVSRERFRTTFEAVREHFGGTSGTFRMLFGGGSADLFLLPIEETGEVDWLESGIEIRAKPPGKEPRVISQLSGGEKTLAAVALLMAIFRSKPAPFCILDEVDAALDEANVERFCATLRPFLERSHFVLITHHKRTMQACDMLYGVTMPERGVSRRVAVRFEQVGEDGKIHARESREPHASAAAP from the coding sequence ATGCGCCTCGCCAAGCTGATTCTTTCGGGATTCAAGAGCTTCGCCGACGAAACTGAGTTCTCCTTCGACGCTCCCATCACGGGCATTGTCGGCCCCAACGGGTGCGGCAAGAGCAATGTCGTCGATGCCGTGAAGTGGGTTCTCGGCGAGCGCAGCGCGAAGAGCCTGCGCGGCGGGGCGATGATCGATGTCATCTTCGCGGGAAGCGCCGGGCGCAAGCCGCTCGGCATGGCGTCGGTCACGCTGGTCTTCGACAACCCCATCCTGGAGCAGCCGCGCGCGGTCGCCGTCGACACCTCGGCCATCGAGCCGTCGCCGACTTCGGCGGAAGGCGCCGCCGAGGCGCTGGCGGATGGATCGGTTGATTGTTCCGCAGTCCCCGACAGTCACGGTGACGACGATCTCGAAGGACCGGCCATTCGTCGCGACCAGGTGCGTCATCGCGCCCTGCCGGTTGATCACGACACGGTCGAAGTGACGCGCCGACTGCACGCGGACGGCAAGAGCGAGTACCTGATCAACGGTCGTCGCGTGCGACTGCGCGATGTCAAGGAGCTCTTTCTCGATACGGGCATCGGCAACGAGGCCTATTCGATCATCGAGCAGGGCAAGGTCGACGCGATGCTTCGCGCGCAGCCGATCGAACGGCGGGCGATTCTCGAGGAAGCGGCGGGTGTGGCGAAGTTCCGTCTCCGCAAGGTTGAGGCGGCCCGAAAGCTCGACGCTGCCGAGCGCAACCTCGTGCAGGTGCGTGAGCAACTCTCGGGTACGGAGCGGCGCCTGCGGATCGTGCGAGGACAGGCGGAGAAGGCGCGTCGCTTCCAGGCGCTCGAAGCCGAGCGGAAGACGCTGCGCCGCGCAATCGCCCTTGATGTCTATCACGAGTACCGCGAGCGACTGAGCGGCCTGACGAGCCGGATCAGCCAGCTCGAAGTGGAGCGAGCCACGATCGAGCGCCAGGCAGCGGAGGTTGAGGCGGAACAGGATCGTCTGTACGGGGAACGAGAGGCGCTTCAGGAGCGACGAAGGTCACTCGAAGAGCAGCGGCTCGAAGCGCTCGGCATGGTGCGCCAGGCGGAGCAGCGGGCGGACTTTGCCTCCAAGTCGCTCTCGGATGCTGAGGTCGCCGCGCGCGATGATGCTCTTCACACGCAGGAGCTCGAAACGAAGAGTCGCGAACTCGAAGTGCGCATCGAGGAACTCGATGAGTCGCTCGCGGCCCTCGCCGAGTCTGCGGCGGACGCCGACCGGAATCTCGCCGCCGTCGGACGGGCGCGAGCGGAGGCGACGAGCGCCGCTGCGGAGGCCGCCCGCTCGCTCGACCGAAGCCGTGATGATGTCGCGGCTGCGGAGCGTGAGCTTGCCGCACTGATGGGGCGACGCCACTCACTCGACGAGCGCGTCGCCAGCCTCGCTGAAGAGCGTCGGCGCCTCGTGGCGAGGGAGACTCGTCTTCGTGAGGGCCTCGCTTCGCATGGCGAGAATCGCCGGATTGCGGAGCGCCGAGCTGCGGAGTCGGAAGAGGAAGCCTCCGAACTGAGTGCGCGTGTTGAAGAACACCTCGCGCGGGTGGCGGCGCTTGGGCATCGTCAGGCGGAGACCGCGAGGCGCGTCGGCGAGCTTCGGCAGGAGCGCAGCGCTCTCGAGAGCCGCCTCCAGATCCTCGAAGAGATGCGCGCGGCCCGCGAAGGCTTCGGCCGTGGCGTTCGGGAGGTGCTCGACGCCGGAGATCGCTTCCCCGGCGTCGTGGCGGCTCTGGCGGACCTCATCGAGGCCGACCGTGAACATGCCGCGGTGGTCGAGCGGGCGCTGGGCACCGATCTCGACCTGATCGTCGTTGACGATCTCGCCCGCGTCGTCGAGGCGATTGACCGCTGGCGCGGTCTTGACGGGCAGGTGCGCTGCATCGAGCGTTCGCACGAGGAGTCCGTTGAACCTGAGCCGGCGTTCCCTCACCCCGATGAGGCGACTCCCCTTCTTTCGCTCGTTCGAGTGGCCCCGGGATTTGAAGCGCTCGCCCGCCGCCTGCTTTCAGATACTTGGATGGTCGCCGACCTCGAGATCGCTCGTCGCCTTGCATCCGGGCCGCTTCGGGGCGCACGGCTGGTCACCCGAGATGGTGATGTGCTCGAGCGGGATGGCACCTTCCGCCTCGGCGGTACAGCGCCGGGGTCACCCGAACATGGCGTCATCGTGCGCCGCGCCGAAATCGGCGAACTGCGGGCGAGCCTGGCGGCCGTGGGACATGAGTTGGCAATGCATGAGAGCGAGGCCGCCTCGCTCCTTGCGGAGGGAGACGACGCCCGGCGCCAGCAGCAGGAGGTCGATCGACGGCTCTCCGAGGCGCGGCGCAGCGCCGTTGAAGCTCGTTTCCACGCCGATCGCACCCGCCAGCTCGAGGCTCGTGAGGAACACGAGTTGAGCGTGGTCGACGAAGAGGCCAGCGCTCTTGCTGAGCGCGAGATGGCCGCTGAGCGAGATCGCACGGGGTTCGATCAGACCATCGCCGAAGCGCAGCGCACGCTCGAATCGCGTCGCCACGCCTGTGACACGGTGCGGGCGACCGCGGAACACATGGCGGCGGCGGCAAGTGAGGCGGCTGAGCGCGTCGCGCATGCGAACGCGCTCGTGGCGGAGTCGGCGGCCCGACTTGACGCCCTTCGCCGGGAGCGCCGCCTGGCCGGCGCCGATCTCGACGAGGCGCGGCGCCGTGCGGCGGCGGCTTTCGAGCAGCAGGAGCGCCGCGCCGGCCAGATCGAGCGTCTTCGCGAGACGATTCTCGAGGCTGAGCAAGCGGGGCGAGAGGCGGCAGCCCGCGGCGCGGAAGTGGCCTCGTCGCTCGGTGAGGTCGAGACGCGATTGACTTCGCTCCAAGCGGATCTCTCGCAGGTGGCGCAGCGGATGCACGCCGTTCGCGAGCAGGTTCTGCACTGTGAACGCGACTTCAACGCGGTCGAAATGAGCCGTCGTGAGTTGGAGACGCGGCGCGAACTCCTCGAAGAGAGCACGCAGAACGAGGAGGGCTTCGATCTCGCGGCCAGCTACGAGGAGCACCTCGACGAGCGTCGCTCCGAAGGCTTCACACCTGTCGATCGCGATGGTGCGACCGCCCAGGTCGATGCCCTGCGAGCGGAGCTTCGCTCGCTCGGCAATGTCAATCTCGACGCGATCGACGAGCTCACCGAGCTCGAGCGCCGCTTCGAGACGCTCTCCCTTCAGGTCCGTGACATCGATGACGCCCGCAGCCAACTCGAGCAGTTGATCGGCGAGCTCGACTCGGTCAGCCGTGAACGATTCCGCACCACCTTCGAGGCGGTCCGCGAGCACTTCGGTGGAACCTCGGGCACCTTCCGAATGCTCTTCGGGGGCGGCAGCGCCGACCTCTTTCTGCTGCCGATCGAGGAGACCGGCGAGGTGGACTGGCTCGAGTCCGGCATCGAGATCCGCGCGAAGCCGCCCGGCAAGGAGCCGCGCGTCATCAGTCAGCTCTCCGGTGGCGAGAAGACACTCGCAGCGGTCGCGCTCCTGATGGCGATCTTCCGCAGCAAGCCGGCTCCCTTCTGCATCCTGGACGAGGTTGACGCGGCCCTTGATGAGGCCAATGTCGAGCGCTTCTGCGCCACGCTCAGGCCATTCCTCGAGCGGAGCCACTTCGTCCTCATCACCCACCACAAGCGCACCATGCAGGCCTGCGACATGCTCTATGGCGTCACCATGCCCGAGCGCGGGGTCAGCCGGCGGGTCGCGGTCCGGTTCGAACAGGTTGGAGAGGACGGAAAGATCCACGCCAGGGAGAGTCGCGAGCCTCACGCTTCCGCAGCAGCCCCGTGA
- a CDS encoding flagellar basal body P-ring protein FlgI, translating into MKKWTPLIVVASFVGVALTGVGCIENVERADRATKPGERIDREPLPMEVDPIMRGTIAGESVLVGFDATVVRGYGLVVGLTGTGSRIMPAEVRAYLLQEMARRGVGDPTIGNELSPEGMLNSNDVAAVIVEGVIQPGSTKDSRFDVRVYNVPGSGATSLEGGRLWTTALRPGPILPGNKQAQVLAEARGPLFVNPFVDPSPSRNDGINRTSGRILDGGRVVKDMPLKLRLATPSHNRALTLQSAINSVFPREPGQSSATAHGKSDDTILITVPPSFRSRPQEFVQLLRHLPIRVDAIEQTAEAVRRSLLANPGAAGAASWRWQSLGKKALASVQDLYDYPEEQPRFAALQAGAKLDDPLCVPPLIEMARNGTLENRFGAIELLGAMGRNPAIDLGLRPLLDDPEVDIRLKAYEALEKRRDPTLLVRSLDDKFDVVLVPSRSPMVYVQQSGRPKIVLFGEDLEIDRPTTVMAWGNRFMLKGEPDEPKIEVFYRPRDDGPPMIDRVNPLVSDFVAYLGHRPSPESPEAGLGMSYSETIGALHEIWKAGYLGRTDFKAEQDRVLAAIIRREREQGDFDRPEFDDEEDSSAAVPALTRSRESDLGSIPVPSLAPRSAPADTVPR; encoded by the coding sequence ATGAAGAAGTGGACACCTTTGATCGTGGTCGCGTCCTTCGTGGGGGTGGCGCTGACCGGCGTCGGCTGCATCGAGAATGTCGAACGGGCCGATCGAGCAACCAAGCCCGGAGAGCGCATCGACCGCGAGCCGCTTCCGATGGAAGTCGATCCGATCATGCGCGGGACCATTGCGGGCGAGTCGGTGCTCGTCGGTTTCGATGCCACCGTCGTGCGCGGCTATGGCCTGGTGGTCGGTCTCACCGGTACCGGCAGTCGAATCATGCCTGCCGAAGTCCGCGCCTATCTGCTTCAGGAGATGGCTCGTCGCGGCGTCGGTGACCCGACGATCGGCAATGAACTGTCGCCCGAGGGAATGCTCAACTCGAACGATGTCGCCGCCGTCATCGTCGAGGGCGTCATTCAGCCCGGCAGCACGAAGGATTCTCGCTTCGATGTGCGCGTCTACAACGTGCCCGGCAGCGGTGCCACGAGCCTTGAGGGAGGTCGGCTCTGGACGACGGCGCTCAGGCCCGGTCCGATCCTTCCGGGCAACAAGCAGGCTCAGGTTCTGGCCGAGGCCCGAGGTCCGCTCTTCGTCAATCCATTCGTCGATCCGAGTCCGTCGCGCAATGACGGCATCAACCGAACTTCGGGCCGCATTCTCGATGGAGGCCGCGTCGTCAAGGACATGCCGCTGAAGTTGCGACTCGCGACGCCAAGCCACAATCGTGCGCTCACCCTTCAGAGCGCCATCAACAGCGTCTTTCCGCGTGAGCCTGGGCAATCGAGCGCGACAGCCCATGGCAAGAGCGACGACACCATCCTCATCACGGTGCCTCCGAGCTTCCGATCGCGCCCGCAGGAGTTCGTGCAGTTGCTTCGACACCTGCCGATTCGAGTCGACGCGATCGAGCAGACGGCCGAGGCGGTGCGTCGCAGCCTCCTGGCGAACCCCGGCGCAGCCGGCGCCGCCAGTTGGCGCTGGCAGTCACTCGGCAAGAAGGCCCTCGCTTCGGTGCAGGATCTCTACGACTATCCCGAGGAGCAGCCTCGCTTCGCGGCGCTCCAGGCCGGCGCCAAGCTCGACGATCCGCTCTGCGTGCCCCCGCTCATCGAGATGGCCAGGAACGGCACGCTCGAGAATCGCTTTGGTGCGATCGAACTCCTCGGTGCGATGGGGCGAAATCCCGCCATCGATCTTGGCCTCCGTCCACTGCTCGATGACCCCGAGGTCGACATTCGCTTGAAGGCGTATGAGGCGCTTGAGAAGCGCCGCGATCCCACGCTGCTCGTCCGATCACTCGATGACAAGTTCGATGTGGTGCTCGTCCCGAGCCGATCGCCCATGGTCTATGTCCAGCAGAGCGGCAGGCCCAAGATCGTGCTCTTCGGAGAGGACCTCGAGATCGATCGCCCGACCACGGTCATGGCCTGGGGGAACCGTTTCATGCTCAAAGGCGAGCCCGATGAACCCAAGATCGAGGTCTTCTATCGTCCGCGTGACGACGGCCCGCCGATGATCGACCGGGTCAATCCGCTGGTCAGCGACTTCGTCGCCTATCTCGGACATCGCCCGAGTCCCGAGAGCCCGGAGGCGGGCCTCGGCATGAGCTACTCCGAGACGATCGGCGCCCTGCATGAGATTTGGAAGGCGGGGTACCTCGGTCGAACCGACTTCAAGGCCGAGCAGGATCGTGTGCTCGCCGCCATCATTCGCCGCGAGCGCGAGCAGGGTGACTTCGACCGACCTGAGTTCGACGATGAGGAGGACTCCTCGGCCGCGGTCCCGGCGCTCACGCGAAGCCGCGAGAGTGACCTCGGGTCGATTCCCGTGCCCTCGCTTGCTCCGCGAAGCGCGCCAGCCGATACTGTGCCTCGTTGA
- a CDS encoding RluA family pseudouridine synthase — MSRPPPNPDIAPSILYRDPCFLVVDKPAGIVTEPGAGHMRDSLLNGLMALEPGLGALGERHDWGLVHRLDRDTSGCLLVALDAPSHAALREQFEERRVDKEYLAVVSPPPTRPHGEISVPLREERRDEMKVSIPARRGTGKAALTGWQVRDIVGRRALLTIRIATGRLHQIRAHMALMGSPVVGDPIYRPDLPPRTSRPPAGAKPTPLMLHAWRLWFSHPRTGQRVHVESPPPERLEMALRA; from the coding sequence GTGAGTCGCCCCCCACCGAACCCGGACATTGCACCTTCGATCCTCTATCGCGATCCCTGCTTTCTGGTGGTCGACAAACCAGCGGGAATTGTCACCGAGCCTGGCGCAGGGCACATGCGCGATTCACTCCTGAACGGATTGATGGCGCTCGAACCTGGCCTTGGAGCCCTCGGCGAGCGTCATGATTGGGGGCTGGTCCATCGCCTCGACCGTGACACGAGCGGATGTCTTCTGGTGGCGCTTGACGCTCCTTCGCACGCCGCGCTTCGCGAGCAGTTTGAAGAGCGCCGCGTGGACAAGGAGTACCTCGCGGTTGTATCGCCACCGCCGACCAGGCCGCACGGAGAGATCTCCGTGCCGCTCAGGGAGGAGCGGCGCGATGAGATGAAGGTCAGCATTCCTGCCCGCCGCGGCACAGGCAAGGCAGCACTGACGGGATGGCAGGTCAGAGACATCGTGGGAAGGCGGGCCCTTCTCACCATTCGAATCGCGACGGGTCGCCTGCACCAGATCAGGGCTCACATGGCGCTCATGGGCTCCCCCGTCGTCGGCGACCCGATCTACCGACCGGACCTTCCGCCGCGAACCTCACGACCACCAGCGGGCGCGAAGCCCACGCCACTCATGCTGCACGCATGGCGACTCTGGTTCTCGCATCCGCGGACGGGGCAGCGCGTTCATGTGGAATCACCGCCGCCGGAGCGCCTGGAGATGGCCCTTCGAGCCTGA
- a CDS encoding mechanosensitive ion channel, which translates to MRSLLARCLAPFVLALLASALIAPGVMAAVQESPAAAASAPSTPPAQPPADSPPSEAPSPVPAEAIEETEVAAAIAAVPGLEPEAEIRRRLEALRRIESPSEEDKARIERLQQVLDAIGRTSGLIERAEENRDLVVQLQQRLERARTPAEPPAPLAEDATLDQLEQVGRVATAEVAAARDAVTQVDALIAQLAERRRTLPEELARARSSLTESQQAADGLPIRQPGGTDSTRQLALSKVLENRAQIMVLETELAALDARGQLLAAQREMAQARLALAEARSSEIRNRIDLERRRVAEAAEAAARVLEAEPAATVDPRLLEARQINLEIATASREANQQLTEVRARIESHRAEFQRIDRLFKVDKERAEVAGTTGEISAVLRSQREALPSLRRLATESVNTNAARIRTDLALINWRLQLDELAAEEAAAKERPQSEALLEVLAERRTSLLPVLIATMDDLSGDLGKLAKATTDLTELVTSFRNFIDERILWARSGPPVWSLQAGDVQKGWTLVRQLLGSPASWSSAWNQVMGAPFWAIVGLGLAFVLLVTRPIQNSMLIRLAGRVSRGSSDRFALTLEALGITLCQSMAVPIAMVGVGLSLRASELAPPFALALGSTLLTGAWWVALLLLVYRLVGRQGVAAEHFGWRQEQIELLRRSSIRLFWVSTPFLLFAVMLSQLTGVERSAAPTEFTQAGATGVLRSVISISFLPVLAILFWSAWRLFAPSRGLLSAHIAQNPNGWVAKFRIVWFLLIISVPASAFMLTLLGWGYTSGVLTRKYINSAILALAVVVVEAIFLRALEFAARSMANQWREKLLEAAPTVAGVDQAQKQDVRTEVAALSRKTRSTIKGLSMAILFGGLLIIWSDLLPALRVLDTWWLWEGAHGPVSFGALLSAAAIAVVAIFAAKNLPGAVEVLILQHTGMSPAGRYATSSVMGYCIVFVGILTTASWVGISWQSVQWLVAAVGVGIGFGLQEIVGNFIAGLIVLLEQPVRVGDVVTVGDKTGQIVRIRIRSTTIRDWDGKDLILPNKHLITERVVNWTLSGAPLRLSLPIGVAYGTDLALAEKILLECARSMPHVIATPPPNAQLMGFGNSSIDFELRCHVGRLEHLNPTRHALMIRIQSAFDEAGVTIAFPQLDIHVEPAAVERFTKEVNR; encoded by the coding sequence ATGCGTTCGCTTCTCGCACGCTGCCTCGCCCCCTTTGTGTTGGCGCTGCTCGCGTCGGCGCTCATCGCTCCGGGAGTCATGGCCGCTGTGCAGGAGTCGCCCGCCGCGGCGGCATCCGCGCCGAGCACGCCGCCAGCGCAACCGCCAGCCGATTCACCGCCGTCGGAAGCGCCTTCTCCGGTACCTGCTGAGGCCATTGAAGAGACCGAGGTTGCCGCGGCCATTGCCGCAGTCCCCGGCCTCGAGCCGGAGGCGGAGATTCGTCGTCGCCTTGAAGCCCTGCGGCGGATCGAGTCGCCCTCGGAGGAAGACAAGGCGCGCATCGAGCGTCTTCAGCAGGTCCTTGATGCGATCGGCCGAACCAGCGGGCTGATTGAGCGGGCGGAGGAGAATCGCGACCTCGTCGTACAGCTTCAGCAGCGACTTGAACGAGCTCGAACCCCTGCGGAGCCCCCGGCGCCACTGGCGGAGGACGCCACGCTCGACCAGCTTGAACAGGTGGGGCGTGTGGCCACGGCTGAGGTCGCAGCCGCAAGAGATGCAGTGACGCAGGTGGACGCACTGATCGCGCAGCTCGCCGAGCGGCGCCGAACACTGCCGGAAGAACTGGCCCGCGCCAGGAGTTCGCTGACCGAGTCGCAACAGGCCGCCGATGGTCTTCCCATACGGCAGCCGGGTGGCACCGACAGTACACGGCAACTGGCGCTCTCGAAGGTGCTCGAGAACCGCGCCCAGATCATGGTGCTCGAAACGGAGCTCGCTGCGCTTGATGCGCGGGGTCAACTGCTCGCAGCCCAGCGCGAGATGGCGCAGGCGCGACTGGCGCTGGCCGAAGCGCGATCCTCGGAGATTCGGAACCGAATCGATCTGGAGCGCCGACGCGTCGCCGAGGCGGCCGAGGCCGCGGCACGCGTGCTCGAAGCGGAACCGGCCGCCACGGTCGATCCCCGTTTGCTCGAAGCGCGCCAGATCAACCTGGAGATCGCAACGGCGAGCCGCGAGGCGAATCAGCAACTCACCGAGGTGCGAGCGCGGATTGAGAGTCACCGCGCCGAGTTTCAGCGGATTGACCGGCTCTTCAAGGTCGACAAGGAGCGAGCCGAAGTCGCGGGAACGACGGGAGAGATCTCCGCTGTCCTCCGAAGTCAGCGCGAGGCTCTGCCCAGCCTCAGGCGTTTGGCGACCGAGTCCGTGAATACGAATGCCGCGCGGATCCGCACCGATCTCGCATTGATCAACTGGCGATTGCAACTCGATGAGTTGGCGGCCGAGGAGGCGGCCGCGAAGGAGCGTCCTCAATCGGAGGCGCTGCTCGAAGTCCTGGCGGAGCGACGGACCAGTCTTCTTCCGGTCCTGATCGCCACGATGGATGACCTCAGCGGCGATCTCGGCAAGCTTGCGAAGGCCACGACTGATCTCACCGAACTGGTGACCTCGTTCAGAAACTTCATTGACGAGCGCATCCTGTGGGCTCGAAGCGGCCCGCCGGTCTGGTCCCTTCAGGCAGGCGATGTCCAGAAGGGCTGGACGCTGGTCAGGCAACTTCTTGGAAGTCCCGCGTCCTGGAGCAGCGCCTGGAATCAGGTCATGGGTGCGCCCTTCTGGGCGATCGTGGGACTGGGGCTCGCGTTCGTGCTGCTGGTCACGCGGCCGATCCAGAACTCCATGCTCATTCGCCTCGCGGGCCGCGTCTCGCGTGGGAGCAGCGATCGCTTCGCCTTGACCCTCGAGGCGCTCGGCATCACTCTCTGCCAGTCGATGGCGGTGCCCATTGCGATGGTGGGAGTGGGCCTCTCACTACGGGCGAGTGAACTTGCGCCGCCCTTCGCGCTGGCGCTGGGCTCGACGCTGCTGACGGGGGCTTGGTGGGTGGCGTTGCTCCTCCTCGTCTACCGCCTGGTGGGACGCCAGGGGGTCGCCGCCGAGCACTTCGGCTGGCGCCAGGAGCAGATCGAGCTTCTGCGTCGAAGCAGCATTCGACTCTTCTGGGTCAGCACGCCGTTCCTTCTCTTCGCGGTCATGCTCAGTCAACTGACCGGTGTCGAGCGATCGGCGGCGCCAACGGAGTTCACCCAGGCCGGTGCCACGGGCGTGCTCCGAAGTGTGATCTCCATTTCGTTCCTGCCCGTCCTCGCCATTCTCTTCTGGTCGGCGTGGCGGCTCTTTGCGCCGAGCCGCGGGTTGCTCTCCGCCCACATCGCCCAGAACCCGAACGGCTGGGTCGCCAAGTTCCGCATTGTCTGGTTCCTGCTGATCATCTCCGTCCCGGCGTCCGCGTTCATGCTCACGCTGCTGGGGTGGGGATACACCTCGGGGGTGCTGACGCGGAAGTACATCAACAGCGCGATTCTCGCTCTGGCCGTTGTTGTCGTCGAAGCAATCTTCCTTCGAGCGCTTGAGTTTGCAGCGCGATCGATGGCCAACCAATGGCGCGAGAAGTTGCTCGAAGCCGCGCCGACCGTAGCCGGAGTTGACCAGGCGCAGAAGCAGGATGTTCGCACCGAGGTCGCGGCGCTGAGCCGGAAGACGCGCTCGACCATCAAGGGGCTCTCCATGGCCATCCTCTTCGGAGGATTGCTCATCATCTGGAGCGATTTGCTTCCGGCACTCAGGGTGCTGGACACCTGGTGGCTGTGGGAAGGGGCCCACGGGCCGGTGTCGTTCGGGGCGCTGCTCTCCGCCGCCGCGATCGCCGTGGTGGCCATCTTTGCAGCGAAGAACCTGCCGGGAGCTGTCGAAGTCCTCATCCTGCAGCACACGGGCATGAGCCCCGCGGGCCGATATGCGACGAGTTCGGTGATGGGCTACTGCATCGTCTTTGTCGGCATCCTCACGACGGCTTCGTGGGTCGGCATCTCGTGGCAGAGCGTGCAGTGGCTCGTGGCGGCAGTCGGTGTCGGCATCGGCTTCGGTCTGCAGGAGATCGTCGGTAATTTCATCGCGGGACTCATCGTGTTGCTCGAACAGCCGGTCCGCGTGGGCGATGTCGTGACCGTCGGCGACAAGACGGGACAGATCGTGCGAATCCGCATCCGTTCGACCACCATTCGCGACTGGGACGGCAAGGATCTCATCCTGCCCAACAAGCACCTCATCACCGAGCGCGTGGTGAACTGGACCCTCTCGGGGGCGCCACTCCGGCTCTCGCTCCCGATCGGCGTGGCCTACGGCACCGACCTCGCGCTCGCCGAGAAGATCCTCCTCGAGTGTGCGCGCTCCATGCCGCATGTCATTGCGACACCACCACCCAACGCCCAACTCATGGGGTTCGGCAACAGCTCGATCGACTTCGAGCTGCGATGCCATGTGGGACGCCTTGAGCATCTGAATCCCACTCGGCACGCGCTCATGATCCGAATCCAGTCGGCGTTTGACGAAGCGGGCGTGACCATCGCCTTCCCGCAGCTTGATATTCATGTCGAGCCCGCCGCCGTGGAGCGATTCACCAAGGAGGTCAACCGTTGA
- a CDS encoding aminotransferase class I/II-fold pyridoxal phosphate-dependent enzyme yields MTQRAPERRSPHGTVARLAPFGESVFARISRMAVAHNAVNLGQGFPNFDGPEFVKEAAIRAIREGFGQYARSAGLPVANAAIAERWRESSGFAVDPDTEVTVTAGCTEAIAAAILGLVEPGDEVILVEPFYDSYAASVAMAGGVVRTVRLEPPDFSFPVEALRRAISPKTRLLLLNTPHNPTGRVLSAEELSAIADLAQRHDFIVISDEVYEKLVYEGTHRSIATLPGMRERTVVLSSLGKTFSLTGWKIGWSIAPPHLTSAVRAAHQFLTFAAPTPLQRAAADALHAPPEYYEQLRSDYFERRRVMLEELRSAGFEPFVPEGSYFVIADHRHFGFPDDERFCEHLITEVGVAAIPCSAFYAPPAERGLVRFAFCKTPETMREAGARMRERLRPQGVSQSIGRAS; encoded by the coding sequence TTGACACAGCGCGCCCCCGAGCGTCGAAGCCCTCACGGAACCGTGGCGCGACTGGCCCCCTTCGGTGAAAGCGTCTTCGCGCGCATCAGCCGCATGGCCGTGGCGCACAACGCCGTGAATCTCGGACAGGGCTTTCCGAACTTCGATGGCCCTGAGTTTGTGAAGGAGGCGGCGATCCGCGCGATTCGCGAGGGGTTCGGGCAGTACGCACGAAGCGCGGGGCTTCCAGTCGCGAACGCCGCCATAGCCGAACGCTGGCGTGAGTCGAGCGGTTTCGCCGTGGATCCGGACACCGAGGTCACGGTCACGGCAGGGTGCACGGAGGCGATTGCCGCGGCGATCCTCGGGTTGGTCGAGCCGGGCGACGAAGTCATTCTCGTCGAGCCGTTCTATGACTCCTATGCGGCGAGCGTCGCCATGGCCGGCGGTGTGGTGCGCACAGTGCGTCTCGAGCCACCGGACTTCTCGTTTCCCGTCGAGGCGCTCCGACGAGCCATTTCTCCGAAGACCCGACTTCTCCTTCTCAACACACCGCACAATCCCACCGGGCGCGTGCTCTCGGCGGAAGAACTGTCAGCGATTGCGGATCTTGCTCAGCGCCACGACTTCATCGTCATCAGCGACGAGGTCTACGAGAAGCTCGTCTACGAGGGCACGCACCGATCGATCGCGACGCTGCCTGGCATGCGCGAGCGCACCGTGGTCCTCTCGAGCCTTGGCAAGACCTTCTCCCTGACAGGGTGGAAGATCGGCTGGTCGATTGCGCCTCCGCACCTCACGAGCGCCGTGCGCGCGGCGCATCAGTTTCTCACCTTCGCAGCACCGACGCCGCTCCAGCGTGCCGCCGCCGACGCTCTTCATGCGCCTCCGGAGTACTACGAACAGCTTCGAAGCGACTACTTCGAGCGCCGCCGAGTGATGCTCGAGGAACTCCGCTCCGCTGGCTTTGAACCGTTCGTGCCGGAGGGGAGCTACTTCGTCATCGCCGATCACCGACACTTCGGCTTTCCCGACGACGAGCGCTTCTGCGAGCACCTGATCACGGAGGTCGGCGTCGCCGCCATCCCGTGCAGCGCCTTCTACGCCCCGCCGGCGGAACGCGGCCTCGTCCGCTTCGCCTTCTGCAAGACCCCGGAGACCATGCGCGAAGCGGGGGCGAGGATGAGGGAGCGGCTTCGACCCCAGGGGGTGTCCCAGTCGATCGGGCGAGCGTCGTAA